TGCTGCTTGAGTTCTTTGGGTATCTCGATAACTTGCTCTGGTGCGATGCACCGCTCTTCTAAGAACAACCATTTCTCTGTCTTGAGCAATAGCTCTAGGTCTTTTTGAATTTCTAAATCTTGAATGGCGTCCAAAATAACCATAGAGAAGCGGCTCCAATATTTGAGCGATTTCTCAGCTTGAGCCAATACCTTTCTAATGACAGTTTCTGCATTCCAATAAGTAAATAACTGGATAACCCAAGCATATGCGCTACTAGTTCGAACGGAATTTGGCAGAATCTTTTCAGGATATTTTGCGCCATCTAAAGAGGCGATCGCTTGCTCGTGTTTCACTAAATTGTCTGGCAGTTTTATAACATCTTGTGGACTGATTCCCCTTCCTTGACATGGTAACCAACTTGTAATTTGTAGCTCTGACCTCCATGATTCTCTTTCTTGGGGTGACATCCTTTGCAGTGCATCTAAAATCAGTTCCCAGTATTCGTGAGGATTTGAGAGCTTTAAAATTGTAGCGATCGCTGTTTGGGGAGTCCAACGTGGAATCCAATCTTGCTTGAGTTCTTGCTTGTTCTCTCGAATCAAAACGACATAATTCTGAAGTCGCTCATCAAAGGAAAAGTCTTGGTTTTCCAAATACATCTTATCTGCTTCAATGCGAACTAGCTGCCCGTTGGTTGCTTCATGTACCTGTAATGCCTTCCATAAGTCTTCATTAGTTGATCTTTGGTTGATATAGCGCAATAACTCATATCGTTCGGATGGGTCTAGTAAATGACCATCTACGCACTCTGGACTTAATTCTCGAATTAAATCAACAACTTGTTCGGGCTGTAATGTAGTAATCCCCAAACTTTGACGTTTAGCTGTAGGAATATGCTCAACTAATACAGAATGGAGCAAGCGCCAAGCCTCTCCTTTTCTTTGCAGAACCTGCTCACCGATTTTCTGCCACAGTGTACTTTCAGAGGAAGTGATATACAAAAGAGTTGTAATATCCTCATACTTCTGTTTATTCCCATGCAACAAATACCGCAGTTCCTTAAACATGATTTATTAACTCCCTTAAAAGATTAACTCGATTTTCAGAAATTGCCAGCTTTGGTTTTGTGGACAGCAGTTGCAAGCAGCTTTTAAATTCACATTTAGGTATACCATTCATACAAGGAAGTTTCTCTAAGACTCTCGCAAGTTTTTCATTAATAAAAATCAACTCACAGTTAGGAAATGCTTCTTGTAAAGCGTTAGCAATTGCTGTTTGCCAAGTTCCCTTAAACAGTAAATTTTTTTGATGCAATTTTTGCAATTGTAAGTACGTGTAAATATAGCTTTTCCTCTGACAGAGATTGAAGCCAAAAAATAACGGAGTATTTTGCAGATTATTAAAAATAGGTACTGGATCGCTAATTTGCTCGAGAATTTCCTCTACAAAGCTTTGAGAAACTGTTTGACTGGATAAGTCTGTCCTTAATAGCTCGCTCAGACAGTTAAGTATAGATATTGTTTGTTGACTACTAAGAATTCCACAACTAGAAGACAAAGGCGAATCAAAGAATGAGTAAATTAATAACAAATCCTCATTACGCTCAAGTATATATAATTTTCTAAAAACTTGTTGTATGGCCTGTTCTTTAGCCTGATTTTTAGCCAAAACTAATCGTTGTTCAGGTCGAATCAGCGCAATTAATTTTTTAAGACTTGAAAGCATTGGTTCTTGTCGAAGTGTTTGTAACTCCATTTTCAAAAACCCTTCACGAACAAGATTTTTTAAAAGTGTTTGTACTTGAGATTGATTGACAATATTTTTTGGTTGATTTAAAAAGCCAACAAGGTAATTCAAATTATCTACATCGGCATAAAATAAATGTATGGTTATAGATGCCAATACAGCACATATTTCATGTTCTTGCCACTTGTAAGAGATTTCATCGGATAGTAAATTAGGTTGCTTATCAAGAATTAGATAAGACTGTTCTGATAATTCGTGTAGTTTGGGAAAGGCTTGCCAATTAGGTGGAATACCAGGAAGCGATCGCACAATTGCATTAGCTGGGATTAACTCCCATGCACTACCGGAGCTTTTTATCCTAAATACCCACTGCTCGAAACTGCAAATACTTTGTTTGTAGGTTGAACTTTGGAAAAAATACGATTTACAAATAGCTTTGCAAAGATTTGATATCTCTTGATGAGATAGATTATGAGTTTTAGTGAAGTGGTGAAGAGAAGGTAGGAAAAGCTTTAAAGTTCCTTTGGTAGCAAGTAAGTAATTCCATTGAGCTATCATCTCATTTTCATTACTAGGAGTGTTTGGAACAACTCCACCATTACGTATATTTTGCAATCCTTCAATATATTTCCTTCCAGAATCAAGAAAGAAATAACCATGAAGAAAAATAGTAAAATCGTTATCCCCATCACAATCAACTTGCTCGTAAGCTTCTTGCTCTGCTTCTTGAGGACTAGACGTGTTTTCATCACTTGCTAAAGGAAGAAAAACCGACCACTGTAAAATTAATCTAGCTTTACATCTATTAATTAAAGATTGTTTAGTAAAAACAACAGCACAGTGAGGAATTGATTTATCAGGCTTACTTTCTTCTTCTGCATTTTCATTTATCGAAGACCTTTTAGTCCAAAAAGGAGATTGTTCCAAATCCTTCCAGAAATTATGAGATACTCTCTCTGGGCGTTGATTGAGTAATGATGCAAAATCATTAGCAGGTAAAATACTTTCTTTGCCTGCAAAATTTATTATCGATGTATTTGTACTGAGACGAACTTTACCTTGCAAGTCATGATCGTCAGGTACAATTTCTTCACTCTCCGTAGGATATAGAAAGCGTTCTAAGTCGTATTTGTCATCTAAGCAGATATTGAATTGCTGTTGTAAAGAACCGCTCTCATTTTCTATCCAGAACTTGATATCTTTAAGATAACGCAGTAATGGTAGTAATTGACCTATTCTTATTTCCATATCCGTAGGAAAGCTTTCCCTCACTACCCTTGTATCATCATAATAATTAGCAAGAATACAACGTTCGTCTGCCATTCTCTGACGAAGGGGAACCCATAAAAGAAAATAATGCAAGCACTCCGATCTAATCAGTTTTTGCTCAATCAAGAAATTTTCTAAATTTTGACGGTCTTGGTATGATAACTCACTCCATCCCGGTCGTTTCGCATCTAATCCTTCAGGGGTTGCCCAAGGATTAATAAATTCACTACAGCCTTCTGGAATACTCTCAGAACGAGCAATGTAGAAAAAGGCTTCACAAAAGTGAAAAATACTTTTCTGCCCCAACCCAAATTTTCCAATCTTTCCTCTATCTTTAGCATTTGCATCAATGCCAAAGCAAGAAATAGCTTCTTGGTCTAATTTGCTAAATGTACCGTTATTAAGGAAGAATAAAGCAGGCGTTTTGAGCAAGGGATGTTCAACTAAGTCAGTCAGTCCCCTCACAATGCCGAAATCTAAAGTGGTTGCGGAACCATCATTAGCATTCTGAATAATTTCTTTAATAATAGGAAAACCTTGCTTGTACCTCTCTCTTAAAAG
This genomic interval from Scytonema hofmannii PCC 7110 contains the following:
- a CDS encoding sacsin N-terminal ATP-binding-like domain-containing protein, which translates into the protein MAGYKTPPGTIVNTIKSLLRERYKQGFPIIKEIIQNANDGSATTLDFGIVRGLTDLVEHPLLKTPALFFLNNGTFSKLDQEAISCFGIDANAKDRGKIGKFGLGQKSIFHFCEAFFYIARSESIPEGCSEFINPWATPEGLDAKRPGWSELSYQDRQNLENFLIEQKLIRSECLHYFLLWVPLRQRMADERCILANYYDDTRVVRESFPTDMEIRIGQLLPLLRYLKDIKFWIENESGSLQQQFNICLDDKYDLERFLYPTESEEIVPDDHDLQGKVRLSTNTSIINFAGKESILPANDFASLLNQRPERVSHNFWKDLEQSPFWTKRSSINENAEEESKPDKSIPHCAVVFTKQSLINRCKARLILQWSVFLPLASDENTSSPQEAEQEAYEQVDCDGDNDFTIFLHGYFFLDSGRKYIEGLQNIRNGGVVPNTPSNENEMIAQWNYLLATKGTLKLFLPSLHHFTKTHNLSHQEISNLCKAICKSYFFQSSTYKQSICSFEQWVFRIKSSGSAWELIPANAIVRSLPGIPPNWQAFPKLHELSEQSYLILDKQPNLLSDEISYKWQEHEICAVLASITIHLFYADVDNLNYLVGFLNQPKNIVNQSQVQTLLKNLVREGFLKMELQTLRQEPMLSSLKKLIALIRPEQRLVLAKNQAKEQAIQQVFRKLYILERNEDLLLIYSFFDSPLSSSCGILSSQQTISILNCLSELLRTDLSSQTVSQSFVEEILEQISDPVPIFNNLQNTPLFFGFNLCQRKSYIYTYLQLQKLHQKNLLFKGTWQTAIANALQEAFPNCELIFINEKLARVLEKLPCMNGIPKCEFKSCLQLLSTKPKLAISENRVNLLRELINHV